Proteins from one Arthrobacter sp. Soc17.1.1.1 genomic window:
- a CDS encoding DNA-3-methyladenine glycosylase I — translation MVSGAVPGSDGRLRCGWAVASADYERYHDEEWGRPVEGEAALFERLSLEAFQSGLSWITILRKRDAFRRAFAGFDPVAVAAFGPDDVERLLADPGIVRNRQKIEATIANARALLTLPEGTTLASVLEDHRPPPRPAPADLSEVPAITAESTALARELKRLGLRFVGPTTAYAMLQATGYADDHLRGCWVRSGRDAGAPAIAGGGPPS, via the coding sequence ATGGTGAGCGGCGCGGTCCCGGGCTCGGACGGCCGCCTGCGTTGCGGCTGGGCGGTCGCCAGTGCGGACTACGAGCGGTATCACGACGAGGAATGGGGCCGGCCGGTCGAGGGTGAGGCGGCGCTCTTCGAGCGGCTGAGCCTCGAGGCCTTCCAGTCCGGGCTGAGCTGGATCACGATCCTGCGCAAGCGGGACGCCTTCCGCCGTGCCTTCGCCGGCTTCGACCCGGTGGCCGTCGCGGCGTTCGGGCCCGACGACGTCGAGCGGCTCCTGGCGGATCCGGGCATCGTCCGGAACCGTCAGAAGATCGAGGCCACGATCGCCAATGCGCGGGCACTGCTCACCCTTCCGGAGGGCACCACGCTCGCGTCCGTCCTCGAGGACCACCGGCCGCCGCCGCGCCCGGCGCCCGCCGACCTCTCGGAGGTCCCCGCCATCACCGCCGAGAGCACGGCCCTGGCCCGCGAGCTGAAGCGGCTCGGCCTCCGCTTCGTCGGCCCCACGACGGCATACGCGATGCTGCAGGCCACGGGCTACGCCGACGACCACCTCCGCGGCTGCTGGGTCCGCTCCGGCCGCGACGCCGGGGCGCCGGCGATCGCCGGCGGCGGTCCACCGTCGTGA
- a CDS encoding DivIVA domain-containing protein: protein MTIFLVILAILLVGGTAVLASGRPLPASFRRLAVGMRAGSAGGSGPVVSAGPEELAARRDGLGLVEPVASLPPVLLPESPSAQDVDAVRFGLGLRGYRMDQVDEVLDRLAGALDERDAVIAGLRSQLAGRDAGRDTGRDARRDAGRDARRDAEQETGQRAGQRAGQDTGW, encoded by the coding sequence GTGACTATCTTCCTGGTGATCCTCGCCATCCTGCTGGTCGGCGGGACCGCCGTCCTCGCCTCGGGTCGACCGCTGCCCGCCTCCTTCCGGCGCCTCGCGGTGGGCATGCGGGCGGGGTCCGCCGGCGGGTCCGGGCCGGTCGTGTCCGCCGGGCCGGAGGAACTCGCGGCACGCCGGGACGGGCTCGGCCTCGTGGAGCCCGTGGCCTCCCTCCCGCCCGTCCTGCTGCCGGAGAGCCCCTCGGCGCAGGACGTCGACGCCGTCCGCTTCGGCCTCGGGCTCCGCGGATACCGCATGGACCAGGTGGACGAGGTCCTCGACCGGCTGGCCGGGGCGCTCGACGAGCGGGACGCCGTGATCGCAGGGCTTCGCTCGCAGCTCGCCGGGCGGGATGCAGGGCGGGATACAGGGCGCGATGCACGGCGGGATGCAGGGCGCGATGCACGGAGGGATGCAGAACAGGAGACCGGACAGCGCGCCGGGCAGCGCGCCGGGCAGGACACGGGATGGTGA
- a CDS encoding TIGR00730 family Rossman fold protein: MSPSQHPSAGDDARLPAQPDDGRAASAAPAAAGSNGSSRPRREGSAERPATRRKGSVELRRGQATVPQADKMLLDADDSGGFTRTDPWRVLRIQSEFVEGFGTLADLGPAISVFGSARTARDSSFYAIGEEVGRRLVGSGFAVITGGGPGAMEAANKGACEAGGTSVGLGIELPFEQGMNEWVDLGINFRYFFARKTMFVKYASGFVVLPGGFGTLDELFEAMTLVQTGKVTSFPIVLVGVAYWQPLLDWIHGTLLAEGTISEKDLSLLQLVETAEEAVRIVAASAGHDHPA; encoded by the coding sequence ATGTCTCCTTCCCAGCACCCCTCCGCCGGCGACGACGCACGGCTCCCCGCGCAGCCCGACGACGGTCGGGCAGCATCCGCTGCGCCTGCGGCGGCAGGGTCCAACGGCTCGTCCCGCCCTCGTCGGGAGGGATCGGCCGAGAGGCCTGCGACGCGGCGCAAAGGGTCCGTGGAGTTGAGGCGCGGCCAGGCGACGGTGCCGCAGGCGGACAAGATGCTCCTGGATGCGGACGACTCCGGAGGATTCACCCGCACCGACCCGTGGCGTGTCCTGCGCATCCAGAGCGAGTTCGTCGAGGGATTCGGCACGCTCGCCGATCTCGGGCCCGCCATCAGCGTCTTCGGATCCGCACGCACGGCACGCGACTCGTCCTTCTACGCCATCGGCGAGGAGGTGGGCCGGAGGCTCGTCGGGTCCGGCTTCGCCGTCATCACCGGCGGAGGTCCGGGCGCCATGGAGGCGGCCAACAAGGGGGCCTGCGAGGCGGGCGGTACCTCCGTGGGCCTGGGGATCGAGCTGCCCTTCGAGCAGGGCATGAACGAGTGGGTGGACCTCGGCATCAACTTCCGGTACTTCTTCGCCCGCAAGACGATGTTCGTGAAGTACGCGAGCGGCTTCGTCGTGCTGCCGGGCGGTTTCGGCACCCTGGACGAACTGTTCGAGGCGATGACCCTCGTGCAGACGGGCAAGGTCACGTCCTTCCCGATCGTGCTCGTCGGCGTCGCGTACTGGCAGCCTCTGCTCGACTGGATCCACGGCACGCTGCTGGCCGAGGGGACCATCTCCGAGAAGGACCTCTCGCTGCTGCAGCTCGTCGAGACGGCCGAGGAGGCCGTTCGGATCGTCGCCGCCTCGGCCGGGCACGACCACCCCGCCTGA
- a CDS encoding amino acid ABC transporter ATP-binding protein: MTSEPRPAPSASTGGPLVSLKRVNKHFGDLHVLRDIDLEVARGEVVVVIGPSGSGKSTLCRAINRLETIDDGEITIDGKVLPAEGKALAKLRADVGMVFQSFNLFAHKSILENVTLGPVKVKGMKGSEAKDLAMSLLKRVGVDNQAQKLPAQLSGGQQQRVAIARALAMQPKVMLFDEPTSALDPEMINEVLDAMVSLAKEGMTMIVVTHEMGFARRAADRVIFMADGQIVEQATPEEFFTNPQSERARDFLGKILSH, encoded by the coding sequence ATGACAAGTGAACCGCGACCGGCTCCGTCCGCGTCCACCGGAGGCCCTCTCGTCTCCCTCAAGCGCGTCAACAAGCACTTCGGGGACCTGCACGTCCTGCGCGACATCGACCTGGAGGTCGCGCGCGGCGAGGTCGTCGTCGTGATCGGCCCGTCCGGGTCCGGGAAGTCGACCCTCTGCCGCGCGATCAACCGCCTCGAGACCATCGACGACGGGGAGATCACGATCGACGGCAAGGTGCTGCCCGCGGAAGGCAAGGCCCTCGCGAAGCTGCGCGCCGACGTAGGGATGGTCTTCCAGTCCTTCAACCTCTTCGCGCACAAGTCCATCCTCGAGAACGTCACCCTCGGCCCGGTCAAGGTCAAGGGCATGAAGGGCAGCGAGGCGAAGGACCTGGCGATGTCCCTGCTGAAGCGGGTCGGTGTCGACAACCAGGCGCAGAAGCTCCCGGCCCAGCTGTCCGGCGGCCAGCAGCAGCGCGTGGCGATCGCCCGGGCCCTCGCGATGCAGCCGAAGGTCATGCTGTTCGACGAGCCCACCTCCGCGCTGGATCCGGAGATGATCAACGAGGTCCTCGACGCGATGGTGTCGCTCGCCAAGGAGGGCATGACCATGATCGTGGTGACCCATGAGATGGGCTTCGCCCGCCGGGCCGCCGATCGCGTCATCTTCATGGCCGACGGCCAGATCGTGGAGCAGGCCACACCCGAGGAGTTCTTCACGAACCCGCAGAGCGAGCGCGCCCGGGACTTCCTCGGCAAGATCCTCTCGCACTGA
- a CDS encoding glutamate ABC transporter substrate-binding protein — MQKTRYAAAAVAAVAALTLSACGGGDSAESGSGSSAEGGGESLRIGIKFDQPGLGYDEGGSYSGFDVDVAKYVAGELGVSEENIEWVEAPSANRENLLSNEQVDMIFATYSITDTRKETVDFAGPYFVAGQDLLVPTDSDIAGPEDLEGKNLCSVTGSTSAQKIKDQYPGVQLVEQPGYAECVTAMGGGQIDAVTTDDIILAGLAAQEANAGKFKVVGNTFSEENYGVGLPKGSERCEDINAAITKMIDDGDWEEAITRNTEGADYTFNAELNPPTPAPCA, encoded by the coding sequence ATGCAGAAGACCCGATACGCAGCAGCCGCCGTGGCTGCTGTGGCCGCACTGACCCTGTCCGCCTGTGGCGGCGGCGACAGCGCCGAGAGCGGTAGCGGCAGCAGCGCGGAGGGCGGCGGCGAGAGCCTCCGCATCGGCATCAAGTTCGACCAGCCCGGCCTCGGCTACGACGAGGGCGGCTCGTACTCCGGCTTCGACGTCGACGTCGCGAAGTACGTGGCGGGCGAGCTCGGCGTCAGCGAGGAGAACATCGAGTGGGTCGAGGCACCCTCGGCCAACCGTGAGAACCTCCTGTCCAACGAGCAGGTGGACATGATCTTCGCGACCTACTCCATCACCGACACGCGCAAGGAGACCGTCGACTTCGCCGGACCGTACTTCGTGGCCGGCCAGGACCTCCTCGTCCCCACGGACAGCGACATCGCGGGCCCCGAGGACCTGGAGGGCAAGAACCTCTGCTCGGTCACCGGCTCCACGTCCGCGCAGAAGATCAAGGACCAGTACCCCGGTGTCCAGCTCGTCGAGCAGCCGGGCTACGCCGAGTGCGTCACGGCGATGGGCGGCGGCCAGATCGACGCGGTCACCACCGACGACATCATCCTCGCCGGCCTGGCGGCGCAGGAAGCCAACGCCGGCAAGTTCAAGGTCGTCGGCAACACGTTCTCCGAGGAGAACTACGGCGTCGGCCTGCCCAAGGGCAGCGAGCGCTGCGAGGACATCAACGCCGCCATCACCAAGATGATCGACGACGGTGACTGGGAAGAGGCCATCACCCGCAACACCGAGGGTGCCGACTACACCTTCAACGCAGAGCTGAACCCGCCCACCCCGGCGCCCTGCGCCTAG
- a CDS encoding amino acid ABC transporter permease — protein MENYLSLFETYDVPAAFWINIQLSFWAALWALAIGTVLALFRISPIPSLQWFGAAYVNIFRNTPLTIILAFGFLGLFSVMQINLAGELDVSLFRIAIVGLAVYHAAFVCEAIRSGVNTVPLGQAEAARAIGLSFLPAARLIILPQAFRGAIAPLGNVLIALIKNSTVAAAGSVAAEASGLMKTMIEFRSDLVIPIFLTFALGFVILVIPIGLLTTWASRKLAVAR, from the coding sequence GTGGAGAACTACCTGTCGCTGTTCGAGACCTACGACGTGCCCGCAGCCTTCTGGATCAACATCCAGCTGTCCTTCTGGGCCGCCCTCTGGGCCCTCGCGATCGGCACGGTGCTGGCCCTGTTCCGCATCTCCCCCATCCCGAGCCTCCAGTGGTTCGGAGCGGCCTACGTCAACATCTTCCGGAACACGCCGCTGACGATCATCCTCGCCTTCGGGTTCCTCGGACTGTTCTCCGTCATGCAGATCAACCTCGCCGGTGAGCTCGACGTCAGCCTGTTCAGGATCGCGATCGTGGGCCTCGCGGTCTACCACGCGGCCTTCGTGTGCGAGGCGATCCGCAGCGGCGTCAACACGGTCCCCCTCGGACAGGCGGAGGCCGCGCGGGCCATCGGCCTCAGCTTCCTGCCGGCGGCGCGGCTCATCATCCTGCCGCAGGCCTTCCGGGGTGCCATCGCCCCGCTCGGCAACGTGCTGATCGCGCTCATCAAGAACTCGACCGTCGCGGCCGCCGGTTCCGTGGCCGCCGAGGCCTCGGGCCTCATGAAGACCATGATCGAGTTCCGCTCGGACCTCGTGATCCCGATCTTCCTCACCTTCGCCCTGGGGTTCGTGATCCTCGTGATCCCGATCGGACTGCTGACCACCTGGGCCTCACGGAAACTGGCGGTGGCACGATGA
- a CDS encoding amino acid ABC transporter permease — translation MSAQQVLFDAPGPRARRNIMIGNIIGGLIVLGILAWVVSALAGKGQLAASMWTPFLESRTWEFFILPGLVNTLKAAGIAIVTSVVFGLVFGVGRLSHVAPIRWVAGVVVEFLRAVPVLLMMIFFWLALGSSGAVKPQDAPLIAVVVALTLYNGSVIAELVRSGVYGLPKGQREAGMAIGLTRNQSLRNIEVPQALIAMLPALISQFVVILKDSALGFIITYPELLQYTRRLGVGEGNVIPSLFVAAAIFIVINFALSTLATRLSVLLSFRTKGRRPAAKEAIAMDAAST, via the coding sequence ATGAGCGCGCAGCAGGTCCTGTTCGACGCGCCGGGACCCCGCGCGCGCAGGAACATCATGATCGGCAACATCATCGGCGGGCTGATCGTCCTCGGCATCCTCGCGTGGGTCGTCTCCGCGCTGGCCGGCAAGGGGCAGCTCGCCGCGAGCATGTGGACGCCGTTCCTCGAGTCGCGGACCTGGGAGTTCTTCATCCTGCCCGGCCTCGTCAACACCCTGAAGGCGGCCGGGATCGCGATCGTCACCTCGGTGGTCTTCGGGCTGGTCTTCGGTGTCGGCAGGCTCTCCCACGTGGCACCGATCCGCTGGGTCGCGGGCGTCGTCGTCGAGTTCCTGCGCGCGGTGCCGGTGCTCCTCATGATGATCTTCTTCTGGCTGGCACTCGGCAGCTCCGGCGCCGTGAAACCCCAGGACGCCCCGCTCATCGCCGTCGTCGTCGCCCTCACGCTCTACAACGGGTCCGTGATCGCGGAACTCGTGCGCTCGGGCGTGTACGGGCTGCCGAAGGGGCAGCGCGAGGCGGGCATGGCGATCGGGCTCACCCGGAACCAGTCGCTCCGGAACATCGAGGTGCCCCAGGCGCTCATCGCCATGCTGCCGGCCCTGATCAGCCAGTTCGTGGTGATCCTCAAGGACTCGGCGCTGGGCTTCATCATCACCTATCCCGAACTGCTGCAGTACACGCGGCGGCTCGGCGTGGGCGAGGGCAACGTGATCCCGTCGCTGTTCGTCGCCGCGGCGATCTTCATCGTCATCAACTTCGCCCTCTCGACGCTGGCCACCCGGCTGTCCGTGCTCCTGAGCTTCCGGACGAAGGGCCGCAGGCCCGCGGCGAAGGAAGCCATCGCGATGGACGCCGCCTCCACCTGA
- the dapE gene encoding succinyl-diaminopimelate desuccinylase — protein MIQTPAAELDPGSDVALLTARLIDLESVSGNEGAIADAVEQALRRLHHLEVVRDGDCVMARTRLGRAERVILAGHLDTVPLPTVPGSRGTVPSSWDGDVLYGRGATDMKGGVAVQLALAAALTEPTRDITFVFYDHEEVEASLSGLGRVAASYPEWLVADFAVLLEPTDGTVEGGCNGTARFDVSVAGRAAHSARAWRGVNAIHGAAEILVRLRDHEPATVHVDGLDYRESLNAVKISGGTAGNVIPDSTVIEVNYRFAPDKTPEQAEAYVRALLEGFTVERTDAAAGARPGLQHPAAAAFVAAVGADPKPKYGWTDVARFSALGVPAVNFGPGDALLAHTDDEHVHADAVRACLAAMVAWLS, from the coding sequence ATGATCCAGACACCCGCCGCCGAGCTCGATCCCGGCTCCGACGTGGCGCTCCTGACCGCCCGGCTCATCGATCTCGAGAGCGTCTCCGGCAACGAGGGGGCCATCGCCGACGCCGTCGAGCAGGCGCTGCGGCGCCTGCACCATCTCGAGGTGGTGCGCGACGGCGACTGCGTCATGGCGCGCACGCGGCTCGGCCGGGCGGAGCGCGTCATCCTCGCCGGTCACCTCGACACCGTGCCGCTGCCGACGGTCCCCGGTTCCCGGGGGACGGTGCCGTCCTCCTGGGACGGCGACGTCCTGTACGGCAGGGGAGCCACGGACATGAAGGGCGGTGTGGCGGTGCAATTGGCGCTCGCGGCAGCGCTCACCGAGCCCACCCGGGACATCACGTTCGTCTTCTACGACCACGAGGAGGTCGAGGCGTCGCTGAGCGGCCTCGGACGGGTCGCCGCCTCCTACCCCGAGTGGCTCGTCGCGGACTTCGCCGTGCTGCTCGAACCCACGGACGGCACCGTGGAGGGCGGGTGCAACGGCACCGCGCGCTTCGACGTGAGCGTGGCGGGCAGGGCCGCCCACTCGGCCCGGGCCTGGCGGGGGGTCAACGCCATCCACGGGGCGGCCGAGATCCTCGTCCGGCTGCGCGACCATGAACCCGCCACCGTCCACGTGGACGGGCTGGACTACCGGGAGAGCCTGAACGCGGTGAAGATCTCCGGCGGCACGGCGGGCAACGTCATCCCGGACAGCACCGTCATCGAGGTGAACTACCGCTTCGCACCGGACAAGACCCCCGAGCAGGCCGAGGCCTACGTGCGGGCGCTGCTCGAGGGGTTCACGGTGGAGCGTACCGACGCCGCGGCCGGGGCGCGGCCCGGGCTGCAGCATCCCGCGGCCGCCGCGTTCGTCGCCGCGGTGGGCGCCGACCCCAAGCCCAAGTACGGCTGGACCGACGTCGCGCGGTTCAGCGCGCTGGGCGTGCCCGCCGTCAACTTCGGCCCGGGCGACGCACTCCTGGCACACACCGACGACGAGCACGTGCACGCGGACGCCGTCCGTGCCTGCCTCGCGGCGATGGTGGCCTGGCTGTCCTGA
- the dapD gene encoding 2,3,4,5-tetrahydropyridine-2,6-dicarboxylate N-succinyltransferase, whose protein sequence is MPSSAQQQAGGTGLATVASDGTVLDTWFPAPWVGGDDGTSAQLRDSLEALAEAGVDNARKVSQRVVDLTIDTDAAPAGTEDAYLRLHLLSHRLVQPNTINLDGIFGLLPNVVWTNHGPAPVQDFETVRAALRARGPVLVHGVDKFPRMVDYVVPAGVRIADADRVRLGAHLAEGTTVMHEGFVNFNAGTLGHSMVEGRISAGVVVGDGSDVGGGASIMGTLSGGGKERITIGERCLLGAESGVGISLGDDCVVEAGLYLTAGTKVTLQDGTLVKAKDLSGESGILFLRNSATGAVEARPRTGEGIALNPALHAN, encoded by the coding sequence ATGCCCTCTTCCGCGCAGCAGCAGGCCGGTGGTACCGGCCTGGCCACGGTGGCCTCCGACGGGACGGTGCTGGACACCTGGTTCCCCGCGCCGTGGGTCGGCGGGGACGACGGCACGTCCGCCCAGCTGCGCGACTCGCTGGAAGCCCTCGCCGAGGCCGGGGTGGACAACGCGCGCAAGGTCAGCCAGCGCGTCGTGGACCTGACCATCGACACGGATGCCGCCCCGGCCGGCACCGAGGACGCGTACCTGCGGCTCCACCTGCTCTCCCACAGGCTCGTGCAGCCCAACACCATCAACCTCGACGGCATCTTCGGGCTGCTCCCCAACGTGGTGTGGACGAACCACGGGCCGGCGCCGGTGCAGGACTTCGAGACCGTCCGCGCGGCCCTGCGCGCCCGTGGCCCCGTCCTGGTGCACGGCGTGGACAAGTTCCCCCGCATGGTGGACTACGTGGTGCCGGCGGGCGTCCGGATCGCCGACGCCGACCGCGTGCGCCTGGGCGCGCATCTCGCCGAGGGCACCACGGTGATGCACGAGGGCTTCGTGAACTTCAATGCGGGCACCCTCGGGCACTCCATGGTCGAGGGCCGGATCTCGGCCGGCGTCGTCGTCGGCGACGGCTCGGACGTGGGCGGCGGCGCCTCCATCATGGGCACCCTCTCCGGGGGCGGCAAGGAGCGCATCACCATCGGGGAACGGTGCCTCCTCGGCGCCGAGTCGGGCGTGGGCATCTCGCTCGGGGACGACTGCGTGGTCGAGGCCGGGCTCTACCTGACCGCCGGCACCAAGGTCACGCTGCAGGACGGGACCCTCGTCAAGGCCAAGGACCTGTCCGGGGAGTCCGGCATCCTGTTCCTGCGCAACTCCGCCACCGGCGCCGTCGAGGCGCGGCCCCGCACCGGGGAGGGCATCGCCCTCAACCCCGCCCTGCACGCCAACTAG